The Gilliamella apicola genome window below encodes:
- the hldE gene encoding bifunctional D-glycero-beta-D-manno-heptose-7-phosphate kinase/D-glycero-beta-D-manno-heptose 1-phosphate adenylyltransferase HldE, translating to MKTSLPDFNRANVLVVGDIMLDRYWYGGTNRISPEAPVPVVKIDALEERPGGAANVAMNITSLCGNARLIGLTGIDEPAKILDEKLSKHKVQCDFVSVSTHPTITKLRVLSRNQQLIRIDFEEGFDNVDSTPMLERIQTALETHKVMVLSDYAKGALSAVQTMIKLANQANVAVLVDPKGTDFERYRGATLLTPNMSEFEAVVGRCQTEEDIVEKGYRLIKQFELKALLVTRSEKGMTLLQLNKPIYHLPTQAKEVFDVTGAGDTVIATLAAALAAGQSLEESCFLANAAAGVVVGKLGTSTVSQVELSNAIRARADDGFGVMTEDELKEEVNKARMRGEKIVMTNGCFDILHAGHVSYLANARKLGDRLIVAVNSDASVKQLKGESRPINPLMQRMIVLGALDSVDWVVPFEEETPQRLIANILPDVLVKGGDYKPDEIAGGKEVTAAGGTVKVLNFEDGCSTTNIINTIKNR from the coding sequence TCGCATATCTCCCGAAGCACCTGTTCCAGTTGTCAAAATTGATGCATTAGAAGAAAGACCAGGTGGGGCGGCCAATGTTGCAATGAATATCACCTCACTGTGTGGTAATGCACGCCTAATTGGTTTAACTGGTATTGATGAACCTGCCAAAATTCTGGATGAAAAATTAAGTAAACATAAAGTACAATGTGATTTTGTATCGGTTTCAACACATCCGACTATCACCAAATTACGTGTTTTATCGCGCAATCAGCAATTGATTCGTATTGATTTTGAAGAAGGGTTTGACAATGTTGATTCAACCCCCATGCTTGAACGTATTCAAACTGCACTAGAAACACATAAAGTTATGGTCTTGTCAGATTATGCCAAAGGTGCGCTATCGGCGGTGCAGACCATGATAAAATTGGCTAATCAAGCTAATGTTGCGGTTTTGGTCGATCCTAAAGGCACGGATTTCGAGCGTTACCGAGGTGCTACATTACTTACACCAAATATGTCGGAATTTGAAGCCGTTGTCGGTCGATGTCAAACAGAAGAAGATATTGTTGAAAAAGGTTATCGGCTGATTAAACAATTTGAACTAAAAGCGTTATTAGTGACTCGTAGTGAAAAAGGCATGACATTGTTGCAATTAAATAAGCCAATTTATCATTTGCCAACACAAGCGAAAGAAGTATTCGATGTAACGGGGGCAGGTGATACAGTAATTGCCACATTGGCCGCGGCTTTGGCTGCTGGTCAATCATTAGAGGAGAGCTGCTTCTTGGCCAATGCTGCTGCTGGTGTTGTGGTTGGTAAACTGGGTACATCAACTGTTTCACAAGTTGAACTTAGCAATGCTATCCGTGCACGTGCAGATGATGGTTTTGGTGTAATGACTGAAGATGAGCTTAAAGAAGAAGTTAACAAAGCTCGCATGCGCGGTGAAAAAATTGTCATGACTAATGGTTGTTTTGATATTCTGCATGCAGGGCATGTATCTTACCTTGCTAATGCAAGAAAACTGGGCGATCGTCTTATCGTTGCTGTTAACAGTGATGCATCAGTAAAACAATTAAAAGGTGAATCAAGACCGATTAATCCACTCATGCAACGCATGATTGTTCTTGGTGCTTTAGATTCAGTTGATTGGGTCGTGCCATTTGAAGAGGAAACCCCACAAAGACTTATTGCTAACATCTTGCCAGATGTATTAGTAAAGGGTGGCGATTATAAACCAGATGAAATTGCCGGAGGCAAAGAAGTTACTGCTGCGGGTGGTACTGTCAAAGTGCTCAATTTCGAAGATGGTTGCTCAACCACCAACATTATTAATACCATTAAAAATCGTTAA